In Glandiceps talaboti chromosome 14, keGlaTala1.1, whole genome shotgun sequence, a single genomic region encodes these proteins:
- the LOC144445429 gene encoding otoferlin-like isoform X3, translating to MSLVVHIKNAWKLRGRGGRQVKIIFRGNHQYTEIVKSHDKEATWDQQFEWPVGSELHQDEIIDIVLLNHGKLRTNVYVGHLQIITQDLVKYGELYITERLLDSHRNTQLETVISLDILYFSPDGKVGCHWTHERFAPIVEEEEDWWDDDDGLSRRSSISSIGLGMGLKQIRKLGKKKKRKHYDDDDGDVDGDEKPRMSALYKKKPALEDATLVPHNWQVNVTIIEARQLAGVDISPAICVTVGDDIKHTAVKKSTSCPYFDELMVFDYHCAQATLFDKVVKIQAVVGHSRFKAGHVIGQFKFDIGTLHLAQDHMYYHKWAVLIDPKDINGGIKGYVKMNISYFGKGEILKTPVAIDDDNNFDKEENLLLPEGMKPERSMGEFIVRVFRAEDLPVMNSVMLANVKKVFTRSIKDLVDPFVVVAFGGQSGKTTVKNNRYNPFWNEQIVFKENFPPLSRRIKIELRDRNGVIDELIGSHFIDMTRISNNGHNGFLPTFGPSWINLYGSMRGYSALRDHSHLNQGLGEGCMYRGRILIAVETKIADSSLHSGSISVEESPTLPISETAPGVKEDFFLFGCFLNANMIDKKIGDKPISFELSIGTHGNYLDGQGAELKTMEELFKLSEVKVEPEDEEDEGSKTKPSKIESMTYPIQPKTKDKYYYYMPYEEKKPCAYVKFKWESLVTRLYDQNTYYRIAENLEEGLAKVSDRVMKENPHPEKLLIKVMDQLSKGCNDIVRLTSDSGKHYPGKTNLDKERHKRILRETGKIAKDVRPYKKKSSNGHSLVTAANFKAKLKECYTILKKIQHLAKEPQDNLPDVFIWMISGEKRIAYYRIPARRLMYSQDDEEKGRLCGRVQTFFLRLPGKKSTGKSGWNTQCKLQVYLWLGLAKYKREFLQGLPLGYEITPEMNRMSKPKTIPPNIITYREKHKYQLRAHLYQARAMIGSDDSGLSDPFARVIFGNQYLYTQVVNETLSPKWDQTFVFDNVVMYGEADAVKQYPPMIVVEVYDEDNIGKAEFLGRALANPVIKMKNQAYREPHFPPLLEWFHIFRGSSRAGELLAAFELFELEDQHNFQKLPPLPEDGSLPDYIKPEVCPYRIEILFWGVRMMKRLQLMPVDSPKVDIEIGGNTVHSSMILNTSKNPNFSNPLTYIDLELPANEDYCPPVNIRVMDCRRFGRVALVGTHTIHTMRRFRYNPKKPKTNPKAVDGATGTSMNKMTLPATSKDQGVSKKIEQEKNKQEPNADVKEVIENTINEDKKDTVSISSKSSILKVGLKMLKSPLNGSDIIHLPLNEEPMKDTQSPESKTDNEQKSGDVIITVTPDDGQNSKKDTLNIDIPGTSESTEPPPPVEAPEAKGGGSKKIEDIDESELDWWSKYYETKKDMAKAEQRKMMRKMALKKKQKKKSNKGEDEEETDDHVPGDDDDSSSDSDSKVKIEDDDDADKADTEPKLNICKIKIYPCGLEGVPEFNGFKEWLNTFELYRGKNGDGEEEEDSRLVGAFKLLWPSTSRLVGYFKGSLSVYKYPITEDGTNPFGFNPREGSYFKGLPKNDPTNVLIRVYVVKALNLHPADLNGKADPYIAVQLGKQKMSDKENYVSKNLNPVFGKSFEFEALFPQESMLIVQVYDWDMIGRNDLIGETKIDLENRFYSRHRALCGIAQQYATHGYNRWRDSLKPTQILAKLCKTAKMDEPVYSPGSVTVGNKMFTGKKQIPDDDGRLMNSYEPVALEALKHWDEMPRGRKLVPEHVETRSLFNPSVPGIEQGKLEMWVEMFPMDLPRPLAPVSITPRKPERYELRVIIWNTEDVVLEDSSALTGEAMSDIYVKGWLIGAQDDKQETDVHYSSMTGEGYFNWRFVFPFEYLNLEEKVVYWKKESEYALDKTEYKLPPRLNLQVWDADAFSANDILGSMVLDLNRFPRGAKDSKKCTLKMLKRDGSVPMVSLFKLKKTRGWWPFTRKREYDDKPKLTGKVEAELTLLLGEEADKNPAGLARKEPDPLDKPNRPGNTLMFFMGPFNALKFLICVRLKRFIIKAVITALFLCLIGLFLYSMPGYTVKKMFGV from the exons atgtcacTCGTTGTACATATCAAAAATGCTTGGAAATTACGAGGCAGGGGCGGCCGGCAAGTGAAAATTATTTTCAGGG GCAATCATCAATATACCGAAATTGTAAAAAGCCATGACAAAGAAGCGACATGGGATCAG CAATTCGAATGGCCTGTAGGCTCGGAACTCCATCAAGATGAAATTATAGATATTGTGTTACTAAACCATGGAAAATTACGAACAAATGT ATACGTTGGACATTTACAGATAATAACGCAAGATTTGGTAAAATACGGAGAATTATACATTACTGAGCGTCTATTGGACTCACACAGGAATACTCAACtggag ACAGTCATTTCACTCGACATACTGTACTTCTCCCCGGATGGCAAAGTTGGTTGCCATTGGACACATGAAAGATTTGCTCCAATTGTAGAAGAGGAGGAAGATTGgtgggatgatgatgatggtttgTCTAGAAGATCAAGTATTAGTTCGATCGGACTTGGAAT GGGGTTAAAACAAATTCGAAAACTGGGAAAGAAGAAGAAACGCAAACATTATGATGACG ATGATGGCGATGTCGATGGCGACGAGAAACCTCGGATGTCTGCACTTTATAAAAAGAAACCGGCCCTAGAAGATGCCACTTTAGTACCACATAACTGGCAG GTAAATGTAACAATCATCGAGGCCCGACAGTTAGCTGGTGTAGACATATCCCCTGCAATATGTGTGACTGTTGGAGATGACATTAAACACACAGCTGTCAAAAAGTCCACTAGCTGTCCATATTTTGATGAG TTAATGGTATTCGACTACCACTGTGCTCAAGCAACGTTATTTGATAAAGTTGTAAAGATACAG GCTGTTGTTGGTCACAGTCGTTTCAAGGCAGGACATGTCATTGGTCAATTCAAGTTTGACATAGGCACATTACATCTGGCCCAGG ACCACATGTACTATCACAAGTGGGCAGTCCTTATAGATCCTAAGGATATCAATGGTGGAATTAAGGGATATGTCAAAATGAATATTTCGTATTTTGGAAAAGGTGAAATTTTAAAGACGCCTGTAGCCATTGACGATGATAACAACTTTGATAAAGAAGA GAACCTGCTACTTCCGGAAGGTATGAAACCAGAAAGATCGATGGGAGAATTTATAGTACGAGTGTTCAGAGCTGAGGATCTACCAGTGATGAATTCAGTCATGCTTGCAAACGTTAAGAAAGTTTTCACTAGAAGTATAAAGGATCTGGTAGACCCATTCGTTGTTGTTGCTTTTGGTGGACAATCG GGTAAAACAACTgtgaagaacaacaggtataaTCCATTTTGGAACGAGCAAATTGTATTCAAGGAAAATTTTCCTCCACTCTCTCGACGAATCAAGATAGAATTACGGGATAGAAATGGCGTTATTGATGAACTAATTGGTTCCCATTTTATCGATATGACACGTATCTCAAATAATGGTCATAACG gCTTCCTACCCACGTTTGGTCCAAGTTGGATTAATTTGTACGGATCAATGAGAGGTTACAGTGCATTGAGGGACCATAGTCATTTAAATCAAGGTTTGGGAGAAGGATGTATGTACCGTGGAAGGATCTTAATAGCTGTCGAGACGAAGATCGCAGACAGCAGCTTACACTCTGGTTCAATTAGTGTTGAAGAATCGCCGACACTGCCAATATCAGAg ACTGCGCCTGGAGTTAAGGAAGATTTCTTTCTGTTTGGATGTTTCCTGAATGCTAATATGATCGATAAAAAGATTGGTGACAAACCAATCAGCTTTGAATTAAGTATAG GTACTCATGGTAACTATTTGGACGGACAAGGAGCTGAACTTAAAACAATGGAAGAGCTATTCAAACTATCTGAAGTCAAGGTTGAACCTGAAGATGAAGAAGACGAGGGTTCCAAGACAAAACCAAGCAAGATCGAATCAATGACGTACCCAATACAACCCAAGACGAAAGacaaatactactactatatgCCGTACGAGGAGAAGAAACCATGTGCGTATGTCAAGTTTAAATGGGAGAGCCTTGTAACCAGACTGTATGACCAGAACACGTACTATAGAATTGCAGAAAACTTG GAAGAAGGTTTAGCAAAAGTAAGCGACAGAGTCATGAAAGAAAATCCTCATCCGGAGAAATTGTTGATAAAAGTGATGGATCAACTTAGCAAGGGCTGCAA TGACATAGTCAGATTAACTAGTGACAGTGGAAAACACTACCCTGGCAAGACCAACTTGGACAAGGAAAGACACAAACGAATATTGAGAGAAACA GGGAAAATAGCCAAAGATGTCCGTCCTTATAAGAAGAAATCTTCAAATGGGCATTCACTTGTTACCGCTGCAAATTTCAAGGCGAAGTTGAAGGAATGTTACACGATCTTGAAGAAAATTCAACACCTTGCGAAAGAG CCACAAGATAATTTACCAGATGTCTTTATTTGGATGATAAGTGGCGAGAAGCGAATTGCATATTATAGAATACCAGCCAGACGGTTAATGTATTCTCAGGATGATGAAGAAAAGGGAAGACTATGTGGTCGTGTTCAAACGTTCTTTTTGAGG CTACCAGGCAAGAAGAGCACTGGTAAAAGTGGTTGGAATACTCAGTGCAAATTACAAGTTTACCTATGGCTTGGTCTTGCAAAATACAAGCGTGAGTTTCTCCAAGGATTACCCTTAGGTTATGAAATAACACCAGAAATGAATCGTATGTCAAAACCCAAGACCATACCCCCAAATATAATTACTTACAGAG AAAAACACAAATATCAGCTTCGTGCCCATTTGTACCAAGCCAGAGCTATGATTGGGTCAGATGACTCCGGATTATCCGATCCCTTCGCACGAGTCATCTTTGGTAATCAATACCTATATACACAG GTGGTCAATGAGACACTGAGTCCGAAATGGGATCAAACGTTTGTGTTTGATAATGTTGTGATGTATGGAGAAGCTGATGCTGTCAAACAGTATCCACCAATGATTGTTGTTGAAGTGTACGATGAAGACAACATT GGCAAAGCTGAATTTCTTGGTAGAGCGTTAGCAAATCCTGTCATTAAGATGAAAAACCAGGCGTACAGGGAACCTCATTTCCCGCCATTATTGGAATGGTTTCATATCTTCAGGGGTAGTAGCCGTGCTGGCGAACTTCTAGCGGCATTTGAATTGTTCGAG TTGGAAGATCAACACAACTTTCAAAAACTCCCACCATTGCCTGAAGATGGTAGTTTACCCGACTACATTAAGCCAGAAGTATGTCCGTACAGAATCGAG ATATTGTTTTGGGGTGTCCGTATGATGAAGCGGCTACAATTGATGCCAGTTGATAGTCCAAAAGTTGATATAGAGATAGGTGGAAATACCGTGCATTCCTCGATGATATTAAATACATCAAAGAACCCGAACTTCAGCAATCCTCTGACGTACATTGATTTG GAATTACCGGCAAATGAGGATTATTGTCCCCCGGTTAACATCCGTGTGATGGACTGTCGAAGATTTGGACGGGTTGCACTTGTTGGAACACATACGATTCACACAATGAGAAGGTTTAGGTACAATCCGAAGAAACCAAAAACTAATCCCAAAGCCGTTGATGGAGCAACAG GCACAAGtatgaataaaatgacattacCAGCTACTTCTAAAGATCAAGGAGTCAGTAAGAAGATTGAGCAGGAGAAAAACAAGCAAGAACCAAATGCAGATGTCAAAGAAGTTATTGAAAACACTATTAACGAAGATAAAAAGGATACAGTTTCTATTAGTAGTAAATCAAGTATATTGAAAGTCG GTTTGAAAATGCTAAAGAGTCCTTTGAATGGGTCCGATATTATACACCTACCTTTAAATGAAGAACCAATGAAAGACACCCAAAGTCCGGAGTCAAAGACAGACAACGAACAGAAGAGTGGAGATGTAATTATTACAGTAACACCCGATGACGGTCAAAATTCAAAGAAAGATACACTAAATATAGATATACCAGGAACTTCTGAG TCAACTGAACCACCACCTCCTGTAGAAGCACCAGAAGCAAAAGGCGGG GGGTCAAAAAAGATAGAAGACATAGATGAAAGTGAACTTGACTGGTGGTCCAAGTACTACGAAACTAAGAAGGATATGGCCAAG GCGGAACAAAGGAAGATGATGAGAAAAATGGCtttgaaaaagaaacaaaagaaaaaaagtaacAAGGGCGAAGATGAGGAGGAGACTGATGATCACGTACCTGGAG atgatgatgatagtagTAGTGACAGTGATAGTAAAGTGAAAatagaagatgatgatgatgcg GATAAGGCCGACACAGAG CCGAAACTCAACATATGCAAAATAAAG ATATATCCATGTGGACTAGAGGGTGTGCCGGAATTCAACGGTTTTAAGGAATGGCTTAATACCTTCGAATTATATCGTGGTAAGAATGGGGATGGTGAGGAAGAAGAAGATAGCCGACTTGTTGGTGCATTTAAG CTTCTCTGGCCAAGCACAAGTAGACTGGTTGGATATTTTAAG GGGTCATTATCAGTCTACAAGTACCCAATCACAGAGGACGGTACAAATCCATTCGGCTTCAATCCGAGAGAGGGTAGCTACTTCAAAGGCTTGCCGAAGAATGACCCAACCAATGTACTTATTCGTGTGTATGTCGTCAAAGCCCTCAACCTACATCCTGCTGATTTGAATGGTAAA GCTGACCCGTACATTGCCGTACAACTTGGCAAACAGAAGATGAGTGACAAGGAAAACTACGTTTCGAAAAACCTTAACCCAGTTTTTGGAAA GTCGTTTGAGTTTGAAGCCCTCTTTCCCCAGGAGTCGATGCTTATTGTTCAAGTGTATGACTGGGATATGATTGGAAGGAACGACTTGATTGGGGAAACCAAAATCGACCTAGAGAATAGATTCTATAGTCGACACAGAGCTCTTTGTGGGATCGCTCAACAATATGCAAC ACATGGATATAATAGATGGCGAGATAGCTTAAAACCAACACAGATACTTGCCAAATTATGCAAGACAGCGAAAATGGATGAACCAGTATATTCACCAGGTTCAGTCACTGTTGGAAATAAGATGTTTACTGGGAAGAAACAGATACCAGATGACGATG GACGGTTGATGAACTCATATGAACCTGTTGCACTTGAAGCTCTAAAACACTGGGATGAAATGCCACGAGGACGTAAATTGGTACCAGAGCACGTAGAAACAAGATCCTTGTTCAACCCTAGTGTACCTGGAATAGAACAG gGTAAACTTGAAATGTGGGTAGAAATGTTTCCCATGGATTTACCTCGTCCTTTGGCTCCAGTCAGTATAACTCCTAGAAAGCCTGAAAGATATGAGCTTCGTGTCATCATTTGGAATACAGAGGATGTAGTCCTTGAAGACAGTTCTGCTCTTACTGGTGAAGCGATGAGTGACATCTATGTAAAGGG CTGGTTGATTGGTGCCCAAGATGATAAACAAGAGACAGATGTTCATTATAG CTCAATGACAGGAGAGGGCTACTTTAACTGGAGATTTGTATTTCCATTCGAGTATCTTAATTTGGAGGAAAAGGTTGTGTACTGGAAGAAAGAATCTGAGTACGCATTGGATAAGACAGAGTACAAACTACCACCAAGGTTAAATTTACAAGTATGGGATGCTGACGCCTTCTCTGCTAATGATATCTTAG GATCCATGGTACTGGATCTTAATCGATTTCCACGCGGAGCTAAGGACTCTAAAAAGTGTACACTAAAGATGCTGAAAAGAGACGGTTCTGTACCAATGGTTTCGTTATTTAAATTGAAGAAAACAAGAGGATGGTGGCCATTTACTAGGAAGAGAGAATATGATGACAAACCTAAGTTAACT GGCAAGGTTGAAGCAGAATTGACACTCTTGCTTGGAGAGGAGGCGGATAAAAACCCAGCAGGTCTTGCACGTAAAGAACCAGATCCCTTGGACAAACCAAA TCGTCCCGGTAACACCCTCATGTTCTTCATGGGACCATTTAACGCCCTCAAATTCCTCATATGTGTCCGACTGAAGCGGTTTATCATCAAAGCTGTTATAACAGCCCTGTTCCTATGTCTGATTGGACTTTTCCTCTACTCTATGCCTGGTTACACCGTTAAGAAGATGTTTGGAGTTTGA